A window of the Alnus glutinosa chromosome 4, dhAlnGlut1.1, whole genome shotgun sequence genome harbors these coding sequences:
- the LOC133866836 gene encoding uncharacterized protein LOC133866836 — translation MEWRKCYLDVILVPLGFLLALAYHVWLWYNVRTMPLRTIIGRNSKARRFWVFSITMDIDKKNIVAVQTLRNMIMGSTLMATMSIFLSAGLAAVVSSTYSVKKPLNDAFYGADGEFMAAMKYVTVLTIFLFSFFCHTLSIGFLNEVSILICTPQEPLSMLTPEYVCELLEKGSVLNTVGNRLFYAALPLLLWIFGPVLIFLCFVSMVLALYMHDFVSGGSGRAKTVGSAIRDFV, via the exons ATGGAATGGAGGAAATGTTATCTGGATGTGATTCTGGTTCCACTGGGATTTCTTTTGGCCCTCGCCTACCATGTTTGGCTCTGGTATAATGTTCGGACTATGCCGCTCAGAACCATCATCGGAAGGAATTCCAAAGCACGCCGTTTCTGGGTCTTCTCCATCACCatg GACATTGACAAGAAAAACATCGTGGCCGTCCAAACCCTTCGCAACATGATCATGGGGTCAACCCTAATGGCTACAATGTCAATCTTTCTCTCCGCTGGCTTGGCAGCAGTGGTAAGCAGCACGTACAGCGTGAAGAAGCCGCtcaatgatgctttttatgGAGCCGACGGGGAATTTATGGCGGCTATGAAATATGTGACAGTCCTTACAATCTTCCTATTCTCATTTTTCTGCCACACTCTGTCGATTGGCTTTCTTAACGAGGTAAGCATCCTGATATGCACCCCACAGGAGCCTTTGTCGATGCTAACGCCGGAGTATGTGTGTGAACTTTTAGAGAAGGGCTCCGTCTTGAACACTGTGGGCAACAGGCTATTCTATGCGGCACTTCCTCTTCTGCTCTGGATCTTTGGGCCAGTGCTGATTTTTTTGTGCTTTGTCTCGATGGTCCTAGCACTTTACATGCACGACTTTGTGTCCGGTGGGAGTGGAAGGGCCAAGACGGTTGGCAGTGCAATTAGGGACTTCGTTTGA